The Apium graveolens cultivar Ventura chromosome 10, ASM990537v1, whole genome shotgun sequence nucleotide sequence GATGTCACCTGAGAGAACTTTCCATCCTTGTAATCCTTCTTCCTGTTCAGGAACCAGTCTGGGATCTTGAACTGTCGAGGATTAGCAACAATGGTCATCAAACTGTCAATTTCAGCAGATGAAAGTTCACCAGCCCTACAAGTAGTTCAAATAAGTATCTTGTAAGGTGTATACCACAAGAAAAAAAACATAATAAATATGCAAGAAAAAGTTGTTGATCATGAAAGGTAGTAAGGTACTTCAAAAGTAACTCAACAAGACTAACTACATAAGCATTAAAAACAGTTTCCACGAGGaacaaaattcaaaaataaaaactGCTACTATGATTCTATTAGCAAACTAAATTACATTTGATGAGCCAAACCCCGagtcttcttttttctttttggGAATGGAAACCGCTCAAGGCAGAGCCACAGAAATCACCCATGCATGGAACACGTTGGTTTAACAAGTGCTAATTACCCCCACAAAGCAGTAGTGCAGTACACTGGGTCAAATCAGGCTTAGTAGAGCAGTGTGTGCCTCCCAACAACTTTGAGCTTAAAAACATGATTATCCCACTTGTCTTAAGATTACTACACTAATTTCATTATTATTTTGTTGATCAGTTTCTGATTCAACAGTTGTGCCATTATGTGATCACATGGTTATGGCCATACAAACCAAATTCATTTATCTGTAAACCTATAATTATCTTAACAGTGAATAGATAATCAATCAATATGAAATCAATTTGGGTAATTATTTGACCAAGGACACAGCAATTACACATTTTCACTAGACAATAGATAGTTCTATTTTAATATTAACTTATAGCTTTTGTATCTAAAAGTtacaaaaacacacacacacacacatatattaGGGAAATAATTACCACAATTCCATCAGATTGATGACCTAAATTTGACTTGTGATTCTATTTATCAATTAGCTATTCAACAATTGTTCCATTATGTAGGTGTGGGGGGTAATGACAGAGTGGATCAAATTCATTCAAGTACAAACCCACTATTAATCATCTTAACACTGCATAAGCAATCACTACCATAAAATCAATTTCTATACTAATCTAACAAAGGACGTGGTAATATCTCTAAATCTCTAATTGACAACACTAACAACAATGAATACTTGTTGAAGACACATTAATCAAAATCACATACATAACCATTCGACCTCATAAAAATCAAAACAACGAATCACAAATATCACTACATATAATCCAACAAACAATAAAATTTAACTAGAATTACAATAACTACCATAAATCGCAATTAAAACAAACATTTAACAAACTGTATTATCGACACTCAAGTTCTGGTTATATTCTCCACTAAAAATAACAGTTAACAAACATAACTAATTTCACAACCACCACTACTAGTAAAACAAATTCACCAACAAACTTAACAAACTATAAACAGACAATCGAGTTCCGCAATATTTAACTTATCCAAACACCTAAAAAAATAACAAACTACAATCGAGTTCCGCAACAGGAAACTACCTCTTATTCATATCCACGTCAGCTTTTTTGCAAACAATGTTTGCGAAACGACGTCCGATACCTTTAATAGAAGTCAAAGCAAACATGATCTTTTGCTTTCCATCAACATTCGTATTCTGAATACGAAGAATGTGTTGAAAATCCTCATTTGCTACGAGCGACTGTAATTACacaattaaattaaaaaaatattaaaattgaaataaaaatcgTTTTACTTGATAGATTAATTGGATTTAATTGAGTAAAAGGAAGAGGTATTGTTTACCATTGTTGCCGGAAATTGGGTATCTCAGACGCCGGTGAGATGAAGCTCAAATGAAATCGCGGCTAGGGTTTAGTTAAAATAGTGTGTTAGTGTGTGTAATTTTGTATCTATATACGAGCAAATTTGTGATCAATAGTATAACGTTTTACTTTTCGTATATTTTTAGTTTGGTCCTAGTTTAAAGTTTGTACGTTTATACAAAAGAAgttatttaaaaattcaatatgaTTAAAAATATCTACAGtgaaataaaaatttaagaatatgaaaataaaataaagaaattttttaaaataacaCATGGAATATAATAAATATAAGAGAAATTTTTAAAAGATACAAAGCGGAAACAACGCTCCTGAAGTAACATCGGCTGACACTGCCCATACAATCTCATC carries:
- the LOC141688996 gene encoding small ribosomal subunit protein uS13z/uS13y/uS13x-like; amino-acid sequence: MSLVANEDFQHILRIQNTNVDGKQKIMFALTSIKGIGRRFANIVCKKADVDMNKRAGELSSAEIDSLMTIVANPRQFKIPDWFLNRKKDYKDGKFSQVTSNALDMKLRDDLERLKKIRNHRGLRHYWGLRVRGQHTKTTGRRGKTVGVSKKR